A single genomic interval of Corylus avellana chromosome ca10, CavTom2PMs-1.0 harbors:
- the LOC132164381 gene encoding protein NRT1/ PTR FAMILY 2.7-like yields MDGTEAQSSNSDGKRGGWITFVFISGAVMGLTLAAGGWMSNLIVYLIQEFNVESINAAQISNIVNGCSNLFPVIGAIVADSFLTSFSVISISACISLLGIILLGLTATLDPLRPQPCDVNGSSICTPPSAVQYAVLYAGLALSCIGLGGTRFTLATMGANQFDNPKDQAIFFNWYFVGIYAGSALSNAIVYMEDNVSWKLGYGVSAFVNFIGLAAFLLGRRYYIRDKPQWSPFTGLARVVVATFHKRKVQLSSKIEDYYCGKDGITTENIATVPKKRFRFLNRAALKTEGDVQPDGSIAKPWRICTIQQVEDLKTLIRIFPLWSSSIFLGTPIGIQASLTVLQALTIDRHLGPHFQIPAGSILVVVLISTGISLTLIDRFLCPMWQKLTRSCPTPLQRIGLGHVLNVLSMATSALVETKRLKIARAHHLQTRPGSIVPMSVLWLFPQLVLVGLGEAFHFPGQVALYYQEFPASLRSTSTAMIALIIGIAFYLSTALIDLVRRATDWLPGNINDGRIDNVYWVVVVVGVVNFFYYMVCSSLYKYQNVEKGADESSSSEK; encoded by the exons ATGGATGGCACAGAAGCCCAGAGCTCCAACTCCGATGGCAAACGAGGCGGTTGGATCACCTTCGTCTTCATCTCTG GGGCTGTGATGGGGTTGACGCTTGCGGCTGGAGGATGGATGTCAAACTTGATTGTATATCTGATTCAGGAGTTCAATGTGGAAAGCATAAATGCTGCTCAGATTTCAAACATAGTTAACGGCTGCTCCAATCTTTTTCCGGTCATCGGAGCAATTGTTGCCGACTCTTTCTTAACTTCTTTCTCTGTTATCTCAATTTCAGCCTGTATCTCCTTACTG GGAATAATTCTTTTAGGATTGACGGCAACACTTGATCCCTTGAGACCTCAACCGTGTGATGTTAATGGATCAAGCATTTGCACGCCACCCTCAGCCGTCCAATACGCGGTTCTATACGCAGGTTTAGCTCTGTCGTGTATTGGGTTGGGAGGAACACGATTTACTCTAGCAACAATGGGAGCAAACCAGTTTGATAATCCTAAGGATCAAGCCATTTTCTTCAACTGGTACTTCGTCGGCATTTACGCCGGTTCTGCGCTGAGCAACGCCATCGTCTACATGGAAGATAACGTGAGCTGGAAATTAGGATACGGCGTCAGTGCATTCGTTAACTTCATCGGCCTCGCCGCCTTCTTGCTGGGACGCCGTTACTACATCCGTGATAAGCCGCAGTGGAGCCCCTTCACAGGGTTAGCTCGTGTGGTTGTTGCCACTTTTCACAAAAGGAAGGTGCAGCTCTCTTCCAAAATCGAGGATTACTACTGTGGAAAAGATGGAATCACTACGGAAAATATTGCTACAGTACCTAAGAAGAGATTCAG GTTCCTCAACCGTGCAGCACTTAAAACGGAAGGAGATGTTCAGCCGGATGGTTCAATCGCAAAGCCTTGGAGGATATGTACAATACAACAAGTAGAAGATCTCAAAACACTCATCAGAATCTTCCCATTATGGTCATCCAGTATTTTCTTAGGCACCCCAATAGGAATCCAGGCCAGTTTGACCGTCCTCCAAGCTTTGACCATTGACCGTCACCTTGGACCTCATTTCCAAATCCCAGCTGGCTCTATCCTAGTCGTCGTCCTAATCTCCACAGGAATCTCTCTCACCCTTATCGATCGTTTCTTGTGTCCCATGTGGCAAAAGCTTACTCGTTCATGTCCAACCCCCCTCCAGCGAATAGGATTGGGCCACGTGCTAAACGTTCTAAGCATGGCCACTTCAGCACTCGTTGAAACAAAGCGGCTCAAAATTGCCCGAGCCCACCACCTCCAAACCCGGCCCGGCTCCATAGTCCCCATGTCGGTCTTGTGGCTGTTTCCACAGCTGGTTTTGGTTGGCCTTGGAGAAGCATTTCACTTCCCGGGGCAAGTAGCGTTGTATTATCAAGAATTCCCAGCGTCACTACGAAGCACATCAACGGCGATGATTGCATTGATCATAGGGATTGCTTTTTATCTGAGCACGGCTTTGATTGACCTTGTTCGAAGGGCCACCGACTGGTTGCCAGGTAATATAAATGATGGGAGGATAGATAATGTGTACTGGGTGGTGGTTGTGGTGGGAGTGGTCAACTTCTTTTACTACATGGTGTGCTCTTCTTTGTACAAGTATCAAAATGTTGAAAAGGGAGCAGATGAGAGTTCTTCTAGTGAGAAGTGA
- the LOC132163032 gene encoding uncharacterized protein LOC132163032, with protein MGFDHSRSKQVIAFWIWLERDGFSHFVYNLLALPDSSLHLLAIEAMGCLFLLQEGLGPPLITTDDKYIPLMRQLLSKDFSFTSLYEKRQSAISSIEGIIQNVCEIAFCDIVEPNLTDITRQYCFQPQESAFCPQYSSHYILTVLPRDRAFLLSANMDQEELEDLIAREFGNCVEAVYMEYQPPLAHPLSASVVFRYTSYVDEIFGGKKLLVKFSANGKFYWVRRLDSSQPFDPCQQLRQQISKSLHRKFFNYRDQNST; from the exons ATGGGGTTTGACCATTCTCGATCCAAGCAAGTCATAGCCTTTTGGATTTGGCTTGAAAGAGATGGCTTCAGCCATTTTGTCTATAATTTGCTTGCTCTTCCAGATTCATCGCTCCATTTATTAGCCATAGAGGCAATGGGGTGCTTATTTTTGTTGCAAGAAGGACTTGGACCGCCATTAATTACTACTGATGACAAATATATCCCATTAATGCGTCAGCTTTTAAgcaaagatttttcttttacttctcTTTATGAGAAACGGCAAAGCGCGATAAGCAGCATCGAAGGAATCATACAGAATGTGTGCGAAATAGCGTTCTGCGATATAGTTGAACCAAATTTGACCGATATTACAAGGCAATATTGTTTTCAGCCCCAAGAATCCGCATTTTGTCCCCAATATTCCTCACATTATATACTTACTGTTCTTCCTAGAGACAGAGCTTTCTTGCTTTCCGCCAATATGGACCAAGAAGAACTTGAAGATCTCATTGCAAG GGAATTTGGGAATTGTGTAGAGGCAGTTTATATGGAATATCAGCCGCCACTGGCGCACCCTCTGTCTGCAAGTGTTGTCTTTCGCTATACTTCATATGTTGACGAGATTTTTGGAGGCAAGAAATTACTAGTTAAATTCTCAGcaaatggaaaattttattgGGTGAGACGCCTTGATTCATCACAGCCGTTTGATCCCTGCCAGCAGCTGCGGCAGCAGATAAGCAAGTCTCTTCATCGAAAATTTTTCAATTATAGAGACCAAAATTCTACATGA
- the LOC132163471 gene encoding uncharacterized protein LOC132163471, with translation MHHPQLQTAKPSGLRMPSPSLGFFGQPKASSLRSPLQRSFQPHKFESNIPNFRKPDAINHIHDLRPPTHPGKIPNVVNNVRTIGGNMEEVLCSSLECSDPSTVNPASHNRQDEKMKSVLKMNNRQKVEVKVPRQALKYQQQLHSIIDDVEQQVLERAEPYKTEMISHTMDMELQKIDDKFPLQEGAPCGQLGKSDDSKISDVCLRNRDLSETELENHPSISCLSPAVQDKGISGTNDLIDHQTLEHQPYNLKIKNGGDLSGLNSGAACYNTWSTSEEKVPCQAVKNQQQLHNIIDNVDQPVLKCAEPYKTEMISHSEDIELQKIDDKFPLQGAPCGQLDKSDDNKKVADVCLRNRDSSGTELENHPSISCLSPAVQDIGVSGTNGLIDHQAVEDQAYNLAITNGGAFSGSNSGAASYNTWSTLKANDDWSSGSHKVKEQSGEQAELKKPFTRKDDKMSSESQRLWANDASLLEDSGAPEESQKFSCMADVSPKVQDCIETEEERSHGQSLYMHMEQAKDDGSKDDKTSRKSPVGDVHAESLDGDMSDATSRSRLSTSTGDNQVIVVVDEVNKRFGEELELHQSIESVKLEASGACESNSKSSGGLCLIPAAMQTCGHDMAKTVECQYADDAPSISVDCEPVVENYNSSIDTQFRHDMELHGQVCSMELDMMVENHMPGNDCPKSGDYSASELENPQTSPVLHIESGSGIDDVIQREDMEEKKCTLSTKNPHSISEFQTGDDSGSSYLDTSIMHIDLLSSKHSTNEHSVERAKLILPCPCEADTMSYEENKSPETYHSLLFAKSQSFGGSMKLNSRTMADNSKVKGSGGSGLESPHGLSQHKHVDQATKEVESHVVQSPDFSILFDSCNSGASILEVNNQCEMVVDDVNDQSGHPELPNSILVVERVFQQDDLLLANTTSGELNKENDFGVSEQSDVYGSESKSVELFSHVTPASQDNGLDADQEVECLHMDDEVTGSVNLEPLVENPEHYSDEKFWHDNGLSGQASSLEAARLSTDQISAAVAICNSKPFCSLNEESGLSAISVHASEREAETSISQSCEMQQDLDQATYATEDKDATVQPRKPEDYEKEEALVVKPPPHAVPFSDEWLAAFEAAGEEILTMKSGAVQNSPPDKCPHEPGPWSPVKKKNNQGIGPFDCTKHTNIPSSSSQ, from the exons ATGCATCACCCACAACTGCAAACAGCAAAACCCTCAGGTTTACGGATGCCATCACCATCACTGGGTTTTTTTGGCCAG CCAAAAGCTTCTTCTTTGCGTAGCCCATTACAGAGAAGTTTTCAACCACACAAGTTTGAGTCTAATATTCCTAATTTCAGAAAACCTGATGCCATAAACCACATTCATGATCTGAGGCCCCCAACTCACCCAGGGAAAATTCCCAATGTGGTCAACAATGTGAGAACAATCGGAGGAAATATGGAGGAGGTCTTATGCTCAAGTTTGGAATGCTCGGATCCATCTACTGTTAACCCTGCTTCACATAATAGGCAAGATGAAAAGATGAAATCTGTCTTGAAAATGAATAATAGGCAGAAGGTGGAAGTGAAGGTGCCACGTCAAGCATTAAAATATCAGCAACAGCTTCATAGCATTATTGATGATGTTGAGCAGCAAGTTCTGGAACGTGCAGAACCATATAAAACTGAAATGATTTCTCATACTATGGATATGGAATTGCAGAAAATTGATGACAAATTTCCCTTACAGGAGGGAGCACCCTGTGGACAGTTGGGCAAATCTGATGACAGCAAGATCTCTGATGTTTGCCTGAGGAATAGAGATTTAAGTGAGACAGAATTGGAAAATCACCCTTCAATTTCTTGTCTTAGTCCTGCAGTACAAGATAAAGGTATTTCTGGGACAAATGACTTGATCGACCACCAAACTTTAGAACACCAAccatataatttgaaaattaagaacGGTGGTGACCTTTCAGGGTTAAACTCTGGAGCTGCCTGTTACAATACATGGAGTACTTCAGAAGAAAAGGTCCCATGTCAAGCAGTAAAAAATCAGCAACAGCTTCATAACATTATTGACAATGTTGATCAGCCAGTTCTGAAATGCGCAGAACCATATAAAACTGAAATGATTTCTCATAGTGAGGATATAGAATTACAGAAAATTGATGACAAATTTCCCTTACAGGGAGCACCCTGTGGACAGTTGGACAAATCTGATGACAACAAGAAGGTCGCTGATGTTTGCCTGAGAAATAGAGATTCAAGTGGGACGGAATTGGAAAATCACCCTTCAATTTCTTGTCTTAGTCCCGCAGTACAAGATATAGGTGTTTCTGGGACAAATGGCTTGATTGATCACCAAGCTGTAGAAGACCAAGCATATAATTTGGCAATTACGAACGGTGGTGCCTTTTCAGGGTCAAACTCTGGAGCTGCCAGTTACAATACATGGAGTACTTTAAAAGCAAATGATGATTGGTCAAGCGGTTCACATAAGGTCAAGGAACAATCTGGGGAACAAGCTGAGCTGAAGAAGCCTTTCACCCGTAAAGATGACAAAATGTCTAGTGAGAGTCAGAGGTTATGGGCAAATGATGCTAGTCTCCTGGAGGATAGTGGAGCTCCCGAAGAGTCCCAGAAATTCAGTTGTATGGCAGATGTCAGCCCAAAAGTCCAAGATTGTATTGAAACTGAAGAGGAAAGATCTCATGGTCAGTCTCTCTATATGCATATGGAGCAGGCAAAAGATGATGGTAGTAAAGATGATAAAACCAGCAGGAAATCACCTGTGGGAGATGTGCATGCAGAGTCTTTAGATGGTGATATGTCAGATGCTACCAGCAGAAGTCGCCTGAGCACTTCAACAGGGGATAATCAGGTAATAGTGGTTGTTGATGAAGTAAATAAAAGATTTGGAGAGGAACTGGAGCTCCACCAGAGTATTGAGTCTGTTAAACTGGAGGCAAGTGGTGCTTGTGAAAGTAATTCAAAAAGTTCAGGTGGTCTTTGTCTGATACCAGCTGCAATGCAAACTTGTGGTCATGACATGGCTAAGACAGTGGAGTGCCAATATGCGGACGATGCTCCATCAATTTCTGTGGACTGCGAGCCAGTGGTTGAAAATTATAATTCTTCTATTGATACACAGTTTAGACATGACATGGAGCTCCACGGTCAAGTTTGCTCAATGGAATTGGATATGATGGTTGAAAATCATATGCCTGGTAATGATTGTCCAAAAAGTGGAGATTATAGCGCCAGTGAATTGGAAAATCCTCAAACGAGCCCTGTATTGCACATTGAGAGTGGTTCTGGGATAGATGATGTAATTCAGCGAGAAGATATGGAAGAGAAAAAATGCACTTTGTCAACTAAAAATCCCCATTCCATCTCTGAGTTTCAGACTGGAGATGACAGTGGTAGCAGTTATCTTGACACTTCAATTATGCACATTGATCTGTTGAGTAGCAAGCACAGCACCAACGAACACTCTGTGGAACGAGCAAAACTGATTTTGCCTTGCCCTTGTGAAGCTGATACAATGTCTTATGAGGAGAATAAGAGTCCGGAGACATATCATAGCCTTTTGTTTGCGAAGAGTCAGTCTTTTGGAGGGTCCATGAAACTCAATAGCAGGACTATGGCAGATAATTCAAAAGTCAAAGGTTCTGGTGGAAGTGGATTGGAAAGTCCTCATGGTTTATCTCAACATAAACACGTGGATCAAGCAACTAAAGAAGTGGAATCACATGTAGTGCAGTCCCCAGATTTCAGTATATTATTCGATTCTTGCAACAGTGGTGCAAGTATTTTAGAAGTAAATAATCAGTGTGAAATGGTGGTTGATGATGTCAATGACCAATCTGGACATCCTGAGCTTCCAAATTCTATCCTTGTAGTAGAGCGAGTTTTCCAGCAGGATGACTTGTTGCTTGCAAACACCACTTCCGGGGAACTCAACAAGGAAAATGATTTTGGTGTTTCAGAACAATCTGATGTTTATGGAAGTGAATCAAAAAGTGTCGAGCTTTTTTCTCATGTGACTCCTGCTTCGCAAGACAATGGTCTGGATGCAGATCAGGAGGTTGAGTGCTTACACATGGACGATGAAGTGACAGGTTCTGTTAACCTTGAGCCATTAGTTGAGAATCCTGAACATTATAGTGATGAGAAGTTCTGGCATGACAATGGCCTCAGCGGTCAAGCATCTTCTTTGGAAGCTGCAAGATTGAGTACAGATCAAATTTCAGCGGCAGTGGCCATTTGCAACTCTAAGCCCTTTTGTTCCTTGAATGAAGAATCAGGGTTATCTGCCATAAGTGTTCATGCATCAGAAAGGGAAGCTGAAACTAGTATCTCCCAGAGCTGTGAGATGCAGCAAGACTTGGACCAGGCCACATACGCCACAGAAGATAAGGATGCAACAGTACAGCC GAGGAAACCTGAGGATTATGAGAAGGAAGAAGCTCTTGTGGTAAAACCTCCGCCTCATGCTGTTCCGTTCTCTGATGAATGGTTGGCTGCATTCGAAGCTGCTGGAGAG GAAATTCTAACAATGAAAAGTGGTGCTGTACAAAATTCACCCCCTGACAAGTGTCCACATGAACCTGGTCCTTGGTCCCCG gtgaaaaagaaaaataaccaGGGGATCGGACCATTTGATTGTACTAAACACACCAATATCCCATCTTCTAGCTCCCAATAA
- the LOC132163033 gene encoding uncharacterized protein LOC132163033, with product MASMFSAQILEAFRKIYGRLVTDLGVHPIQSQHVIAFWNWLEFQPGNHHFLFRIISWPDVSLKVVFKEALVCLFYLRKEGFPLPFDMIDRCIPLTRSVFRETLSFRNLYAERKSGQSKMTAFNTYVCERAFTTTDHRMLPPPNSSNPRQFFQAPEFVSKAPGAGRFSLAKPRDTTFFLTGSPNNPLSPTEVQDFIARYKNCLETTYMDEPPKMLHVYAFLVVRSPSDVERILGGNKSSATKFSVNGKDVWMKLLSGLTHSSHSVHRSTNNGGSGSSSR from the exons ATGGCTTCCATGTTTAGCGCTCAAATACTGGAAGCCTTTCGCAAAATATACGGTCGGTTAGTGACGGACCTGGGAGTTCACCCTATTCAATCCCAGCATGTCATCGCCTTTTGGAATTGGCTTGAATTTCAGCCCGGAAATCACCATTTTCTCTTTAGGATCATATCCTGGCCAGATGTCAGTCTCAAAGTGGTATTCAAAGAGGCACTTGTGTGCTTATTTTACCTGCGTAAAGAAGGATTCCCATTACCTTTTGATATGATTGATCGATGTATCCCATTAACGCGTTCTGTTTTTAGAGAGACTTTGTCTTTTAGGAATCTTTATGCGGAGCGAAAGAGCGGCCAATCCAAGATGACAGCATTCAACACGTATGTGTGCGAAAGAGCCTTCACTACCACCGATCATCGTATGCTTCCGCCGCCAAATTCGAGCAATCCAAGGCAATTTTTTCAGGCCCCCGAGTTTGTTTCAAAAGCTCCCGGGGCCGGCCGTTTCTCTCTGGCGAAGCCTAGAGACACCACTTTCTTTCTTACCGGCTCTCCGAACAATCCTCTTTCACCAACAGAAGTTCAAGATTTCATTGCAAG GTATAAGAATTGTTTAGAGACAACGTATATGGATGAGCCGCCGAAGATGCTCCACGTATATGCATTTCTCGTGGTTCGCTCCCCTTCAGACGTTGAACGAATTCTTGGAGGAAACAAAAGTAGTGCTACTAAATTCTCAGTTAATGGAAAAGATGTTTGGATGAAACTCCTTTCCGGCTTGACCCATTCTTCTCATTCGGTTCATCGCTCTACCAACAACGGCGGCAGCGGCAGTAGCAGCAgatag